From a region of the Mercurialis annua linkage group LG1-X, ddMerAnnu1.2, whole genome shotgun sequence genome:
- the LOC126665166 gene encoding CASP-like protein 1C2: MNNNKILCILLRLVALAATVVAIVVMVRSHDSATVLNLTFTAKYNNTPAFKYFAIIEGIASVYTAIVILLCSKGILDRLVIILDMVITVLLTSSISAALAIAEVGKKGNSHAGWLPVCGQVPEFCDQATIALVAGFVAAILYFLLLLCSLHKFLTPIFAVKELP, translated from the exons ATGAACAACAACAAGATTTTGTGTATTCTGCTAAGGCTCGTCGCCTTAGCTGCCACTGTGGTCGCCATTGTTGTGATGGTGCGGAGCCACGATTCTGCTACTGTATTGAACTTAACGTTCACTGCAAAGTACAACAACACTCCTGCTTTCAA GTATTTTGCTATAATTGAAGGAATTGCAAGTGTTTATACCGCCATAGTCATTCTTCTTTGTTCTAAAGGCATACTTGATCGCTTAGTTATCATTCTTGATATG GTAATAACAGTGTTACTGACCTCGAGCATTTCGGCTGCATTAGCAATAGCTGAAGTAGGAAAAAAAGGGAACAGTCATGCCGGTTGGCTACCGGTCTGCGGACAAGTTCCGGAGTTCTGTGACCAAGCTACCATAGCTCTCGTTGCTGGTTTCGTTGCTGcaattctttattttcttcttcttctttgctCTCTTCATAAGTTCCTCACTCCCATTTTTGCTGTAAAAGAACTACCTTAA